The following coding sequences are from one bacterium SCSIO 12741 window:
- a CDS encoding peroxidase-related enzyme (This protein belongs to a clade of uncharacterized proteins related to peroxidases such as the alkylhydroperoxidase AhpD.) has translation MPFIEVIDHENSDGALREIYEDLINKRGKLAAVHMIQSLNPDSIVKHMDLYMLIMFGKSPLKRYQREMLGVIVSRTNRCQYCVEHHSVALQHFWKDAEKVKLLIKDFTRAGLDDTDLLLCLLAEQMTLKPHFDSKGELYRRLKAQGVDDRSLLDANLVIAYFNFVNRTVLGLGVESSPDEVGGYNYD, from the coding sequence ATGCCATTTATTGAAGTCATTGATCATGAAAACTCCGACGGCGCCTTGCGGGAAATCTATGAGGACCTGATTAATAAACGCGGAAAACTGGCTGCCGTACACATGATTCAAAGTTTAAATCCTGACAGCATTGTAAAGCATATGGATTTGTATATGTTGATCATGTTTGGCAAATCTCCACTAAAACGCTACCAGCGAGAAATGTTGGGTGTTATCGTGAGTCGAACAAATCGCTGTCAATATTGCGTAGAGCATCATTCAGTGGCTCTTCAACATTTTTGGAAGGACGCCGAAAAGGTCAAACTTTTGATCAAGGATTTTACTCGAGCTGGTCTCGATGACACGGATTTGCTGCTATGCCTGTTAGCTGAACAAATGACCTTAAAACCTCATTTCGATTCCAAGGGAGAACTGTATAGAAGGTTGAAAGCTCAAGGGGTAGATGACCGTAGTTTGTTGGATGCCAATTTGGTTATCGCTTATTTCAACTTTGTTAACCGAACGGTATTAGGCCTTGGGGTAGAATCTTCTCCTGATGAAGTAGGTGGATATAACTACGATTAA
- a CDS encoding permease — protein sequence MNWIGRYFTEWWHIFMELAPFLLLGLLFAGILKVFVPTQKIKQWVGKSGFSSSLKAALIGIPLPLCSCGVIPTGISFRQQGASKGATVSFLISTPQTGIDSLILTYTMLNPAWAITRPLAAFFSGVFSGWWVDSQKKIESDSLEMNVEEEKPSRSIKRLLSYAFLEFLPDISRTLLAGIFLAAAITLFVPDSLFSEAWNDPWLHLIVMLLASVPLYVCATGSIPIGAALLLKGISPGAVFVFLMAGPATNLATLTVLWKSLGKKLTLQYLLSIVFFALATGVLIDYFLPSEWFTNLLFAPHSHGAHILPVWLHQFSAGLLLITLFYTEYQKLAIRRPMNDKELPESKVFIVEGMSCNHCVANVENAVKQLSGVDSVEADFRQNRLQVSGNVDENEVQKKVESVGYLFKGLRKN from the coding sequence ATGAATTGGATTGGCCGTTATTTCACCGAATGGTGGCACATATTTATGGAGCTGGCCCCCTTTCTTCTTTTGGGCCTGCTATTCGCCGGAATTCTTAAAGTATTTGTTCCCACCCAGAAGATTAAACAATGGGTAGGTAAATCCGGATTCTCCTCTTCCTTGAAGGCTGCCTTAATCGGCATCCCACTCCCCCTCTGTTCTTGTGGGGTTATTCCAACTGGCATTTCTTTCCGCCAACAGGGAGCCTCAAAAGGAGCGACGGTTTCCTTTTTGATATCCACTCCTCAAACCGGCATTGACTCTTTGATTCTTACGTATACCATGCTCAATCCTGCGTGGGCTATTACCCGCCCGCTCGCAGCTTTCTTTTCAGGAGTGTTTTCAGGTTGGTGGGTCGATTCTCAAAAAAAGATCGAATCAGACTCTCTGGAAATGAATGTGGAAGAAGAAAAACCGTCAAGATCGATCAAGCGGTTGTTGAGTTATGCCTTCCTTGAATTTCTACCTGATATTTCCCGCACCCTGCTCGCTGGAATCTTTCTGGCTGCCGCGATTACCTTATTTGTACCGGATTCTTTGTTTTCCGAAGCCTGGAATGACCCCTGGCTGCATTTAATCGTAATGCTTTTGGCATCTGTGCCCCTTTACGTATGCGCCACTGGTTCCATTCCAATTGGTGCAGCTTTGTTGTTAAAAGGAATAAGCCCAGGAGCCGTTTTTGTATTTCTTATGGCGGGACCTGCAACCAATCTGGCCACGCTCACTGTACTCTGGAAAAGTCTGGGAAAAAAGCTGACTCTTCAATACCTCTTAAGCATCGTTTTCTTCGCCCTGGCTACCGGGGTTTTGATCGATTACTTTTTGCCATCCGAATGGTTTACCAATCTTTTGTTTGCTCCCCATAGTCATGGAGCACATATATTACCAGTATGGCTGCATCAATTTAGTGCCGGTCTATTGTTAATAACTTTATTTTATACTGAATACCAAAAACTCGCAATTCGTCGTCCTATGAATGATAAGGAACTACCTGAAAGTAAGGTTTTTATTGTAGAAGGAATGTCATGCAACCACTGTGTTGCCAATGTTGAAAATGCCGTGAAACAGTTGTCTGGCGTGGATTCTGTGGAAGCAGATTTCCGTCAAAATCGCCTTCAAGTTTCGGGAAATGTGGATGAAAATGAAGTCCAAAAAAAGGTAGAATCGGTTGGATATTTGTTTAAGGGACTACGAAAAAATTAA
- a CDS encoding gliding motility-associated C-terminal domain-containing protein, which yields MNWRSCFVLLTLFGCSNLFAQKEANWWFFGQNAGIDFSTISSPVSVTGSAMSTVEGCASISDKKSGQLLFYTDGVQVWDRRHQRMPNGIGLKGHSSAAQSALIVPDPAGSSRYYIFTVPEKSNKKACYSIVDMTLNQGMGDVIASNKNTPISNFKVADKLTAIRHINGRDFWVLLQDNDDWTIYAYLVNGNGVSQNPTVNLLNNRPANVKVGHMGCLKASPDGKLIASTSLTHSHLMIFDFNGAIGAINERGQYTYPKNSTGAVYGAEFSQDSRILYVSSKNWIDQYELYTPSGNPSVIRIDQNKDGNYRQMQLAPDGKIYVARSINPPRKSVLGVIHQPTNLGAACGFNPNGFQLRHQTRSEMGLPAFLPHYFDSSLFEIGLACAGAYTTISLKDTASIDSIVYDYGDLMSMGKNQSKNKADSHNYKLPGQYKITAKIYYTYKEDPITDLVVGYLTVHSAPDVDLGNDTILCTSAVLGVTVRNTADYDLKWSNGSQSQSIPVMAQGQYWVEATNQCGIDKDTIQITKLLRKTVSLGPDSFLCVGDTLIFDVSDTAASYYWQDGSRNAQFAVTKPGVYTARVKNLCGMSYDNIRITSENEPVFDLGRDTTLCQGQSLLLNASASRSSYRWQDGTTDSTFMPSKTGWVIAEASNICGNTLDSVFITFDTTVNVNLGADTILCKGSSITLYPPLITGATISWSDNSQNSHLTINKPGTYWIQATKSCGTVRDTIEVIGLESPVVNLPPDFTACEDQDIFLTINTHPCDMLWNTGIRSNEIKVTKPGKYWAKAENVCGSSSDTVVVSIDRDLKINLGVDTTICDGEPLDLYLTFPNNPDYEWNSGIKNPGIRITETGIYSVTVTNQCGSFTDHISVESTYTPVLLKQPDIHLCQGDEIRLKAELINQYPEGTSVVWMDNLYQDKIDVNSEGDYHVKASNNCGVSRDTIHVYSVPLPRVPLPVDTLLCNDYMDFDFSSFDYEMKWQDDSEEKQYTLHKAGNYYVELTGDYGCFNRQHMRVVDCGSPFFVPSAFTPNGDGDNDIFYIVKNGIRTFSITIVDRWNNIVYQSVDIEEGWDGTNIRNGEKCTSGQYIWKVTYRDDNQNALKNETGSVNLLRYHD from the coding sequence TTGAATTGGCGTAGTTGCTTTGTATTATTGACACTCTTCGGGTGTAGTAACCTCTTTGCACAAAAGGAGGCTAACTGGTGGTTCTTTGGCCAAAATGCAGGTATCGATTTCTCTACTATTTCTTCACCGGTAAGCGTCACAGGTAGTGCGATGAGCACGGTTGAAGGTTGCGCTTCCATTTCCGATAAAAAATCTGGTCAGCTTCTTTTTTACACCGATGGTGTTCAGGTATGGGACAGACGCCATCAGCGGATGCCAAATGGAATAGGTCTTAAGGGGCACTCCTCGGCTGCCCAATCAGCTTTAATTGTTCCTGATCCGGCTGGTTCGAGCAGGTACTACATTTTTACCGTTCCTGAAAAATCCAATAAAAAAGCTTGTTACTCGATCGTCGACATGACCCTTAACCAAGGAATGGGTGATGTGATAGCCAGTAACAAAAACACACCGATATCCAATTTCAAGGTTGCCGACAAACTCACTGCCATCCGCCATATTAATGGTCGCGATTTTTGGGTATTGCTGCAGGACAATGATGATTGGACCATCTACGCTTACCTGGTTAATGGTAACGGAGTTTCTCAAAACCCAACGGTTAACCTGCTCAACAACCGCCCGGCAAATGTAAAGGTTGGCCACATGGGATGTCTTAAAGCTTCACCTGATGGCAAGCTCATCGCCTCCACCTCACTTACCCATAGCCACCTAATGATTTTTGATTTTAATGGAGCCATTGGTGCCATTAATGAAAGAGGACAATACACCTATCCCAAGAATTCTACCGGAGCGGTTTATGGAGCGGAGTTCTCACAAGACTCGCGAATACTCTATGTTTCCAGTAAAAACTGGATTGACCAATATGAACTTTATACCCCATCTGGAAATCCATCGGTTATTCGAATAGATCAGAACAAGGACGGAAACTATCGCCAGATGCAATTGGCTCCGGATGGCAAAATTTACGTAGCCCGCTCCATTAACCCACCACGTAAAAGTGTTTTAGGTGTTATTCACCAACCCACTAATTTGGGTGCAGCCTGTGGTTTTAACCCTAACGGTTTCCAACTTCGTCATCAAACACGAAGTGAAATGGGACTTCCTGCATTCCTCCCCCACTACTTTGATTCCTCACTTTTCGAAATTGGTTTGGCATGTGCCGGAGCCTACACCACCATTTCCCTGAAAGACACGGCTTCTATCGACTCCATCGTATATGACTACGGAGATTTGATGAGCATGGGTAAAAACCAGTCGAAAAACAAAGCCGATTCTCATAACTACAAACTTCCGGGTCAGTACAAAATCACCGCTAAGATTTATTACACCTACAAGGAAGATCCTATCACCGATTTGGTGGTTGGTTACCTAACCGTTCACTCTGCTCCAGATGTGGACTTGGGTAATGACACCATATTGTGCACTTCCGCAGTTCTTGGGGTTACTGTGAGAAATACGGCCGATTACGACTTAAAATGGTCTAATGGTTCACAATCTCAATCCATTCCCGTTATGGCCCAAGGGCAATACTGGGTAGAGGCCACCAACCAATGTGGAATAGATAAAGACACCATCCAAATCACAAAACTCCTTCGGAAAACGGTTAGTCTCGGTCCGGATTCCTTCTTATGCGTAGGAGATACTTTGATCTTTGATGTATCGGATACTGCTGCCAGCTACTATTGGCAAGATGGTTCCAGAAATGCCCAATTTGCAGTGACCAAACCTGGTGTGTACACCGCCCGGGTAAAAAATCTCTGTGGCATGAGCTACGACAATATCCGAATTACCTCGGAAAATGAACCCGTTTTCGACCTTGGACGTGATACTACTCTTTGTCAAGGACAATCACTATTACTCAATGCCAGTGCATCGCGTTCCAGCTACCGCTGGCAAGATGGAACGACTGACAGTACATTCATGCCTTCGAAAACAGGCTGGGTAATTGCAGAAGCCAGCAATATTTGCGGAAACACCCTGGATAGTGTTTTCATCACCTTCGACACCACGGTTAATGTTAATCTTGGAGCCGATACTATTCTGTGTAAAGGAAGTAGCATTACCCTTTACCCTCCCCTGATTACAGGAGCCACCATTTCCTGGAGTGATAACAGCCAAAACTCCCATCTCACGATAAACAAACCTGGTACCTATTGGATCCAAGCTACCAAAAGCTGCGGTACCGTTAGAGACACCATTGAAGTAATTGGTTTAGAATCACCGGTAGTTAATCTTCCTCCGGATTTCACAGCATGTGAGGATCAGGATATCTTTCTTACCATAAATACACATCCTTGCGATATGCTATGGAATACGGGTATTCGATCCAACGAAATAAAAGTGACTAAACCTGGAAAATATTGGGCTAAAGCTGAAAACGTATGTGGCTCATCTTCTGATACCGTAGTTGTTTCTATTGACCGCGACTTGAAGATTAATTTAGGAGTCGATACGACCATCTGTGATGGAGAACCGCTCGATCTGTACTTGACATTCCCCAACAACCCAGATTACGAATGGAATTCGGGAATCAAAAACCCTGGAATTCGCATAACTGAAACCGGAATTTACAGCGTTACCGTAACAAATCAGTGTGGTTCATTTACCGACCACATTTCGGTTGAAAGCACCTATACCCCAGTTCTGCTCAAACAACCCGATATTCATCTTTGTCAAGGCGATGAGATCCGACTAAAAGCTGAACTTATCAATCAATATCCTGAAGGAACCAGTGTGGTTTGGATGGATAATCTCTATCAGGATAAGATTGACGTGAATTCAGAAGGTGATTATCATGTTAAAGCCAGTAACAATTGTGGTGTTTCCAGGGATACTATTCATGTTTACAGCGTACCACTACCCCGTGTACCACTTCCGGTAGACACCCTGCTTTGCAACGATTACATGGACTTTGATTTCAGCTCTTTCGATTATGAAATGAAGTGGCAGGACGATTCTGAAGAGAAGCAGTACACCCTTCACAAAGCTGGAAACTATTACGTAGAATTAACCGGTGATTACGGCTGTTTCAACCGCCAACACATGCGAGTGGTTGATTGTGGCTCTCCCTTCTTTGTACCCAGTGCCTTTACTCCTAACGGAGATGGCGACAACGACATTTTCTACATTGTAAAAAATGGAATCCGCACCTTCTCTATTACCATTGTAGATCGCTGGAACAACATTGTTTACCAAAGTGTTGACATTGAAGAAGGATGGGATGGCACCAACATTCGTAATGGTGAAAAATGTACTTCAGGACAATACATCTGGAAGGTAACTTACAGAGACGATAACCAGAATGCACTTAAGAATGAAACAGGCAGTGTGAATCTACTTCGCTACCACGATTAG